In Urechidicola croceus, a single window of DNA contains:
- the nadD gene encoding nicotinate (nicotinamide) nucleotide adenylyltransferase, which translates to MNVGLYFGSFNPIHIGHLIIANHLVEHSDLDQIWLVVTPHNPHKKKNSLLDNHHRLAMVNIAVEEYPKIKSSNIEFDLPQPSYTVNTLAHITEKYPDYDFSLIMGEDNLKSFHKWKNYRTILEGHDIYVYPRISKGHIESQFDNHPRIHKVDAPIVEISSTFIRNSIKDKINVLPLLPFNVWQYIDQMNFYKK; encoded by the coding sequence ATGAATGTAGGATTGTATTTTGGAAGTTTTAATCCTATCCATATTGGGCATTTAATAATAGCCAATCATCTAGTAGAACATTCTGATTTAGATCAAATATGGCTTGTTGTAACACCTCACAATCCACATAAAAAAAAGAACTCATTACTAGACAATCATCATAGATTAGCAATGGTTAATATTGCTGTCGAAGAATATCCAAAAATAAAATCATCAAATATTGAGTTTGATTTACCGCAACCATCTTATACAGTAAACACTTTAGCACACATTACTGAAAAATATCCAGATTATGATTTTAGTTTGATAATGGGTGAAGATAATTTAAAGAGTTTTCATAAGTGGAAAAACTATAGAACTATTCTTGAAGGACATGATATTTATGTATATCCAAGAATATCAAAAGGTCATATTGAATCTCAATTTGACAATCATCCAAGAATTCATAAAGTTGATGCCCCAATAGTTGAGATTTCATCTACTTTTATTCGAAATTCAATCAAAGATAAAATAAATGTTCTTCCGCTACTACCTTTTAATGTTTGGCAATATATAGATCAGATGAATTTTTACAAGAAGTAA
- a CDS encoding MOSC domain-containing protein, translating into MKVLSVNIGKRKIVSWRGKDVETGIFKYPVDKSIFLGKEDVENDAVVDRKYHGGIDKAVYGYSFEHYDYFKKLHPDLDWNYGMFGENITFSRLNEDEITVGSIYKLGECKLEVSKPRQPCYKLGIRFNTPKIVKQFWNSSKSGIYFKVLETGNVKVDDELVLLNKLLDASTIAEVYETKK; encoded by the coding sequence ATGAAAGTTTTATCAGTAAATATTGGAAAGCGAAAAATTGTTTCATGGAGGGGAAAAGATGTTGAAACAGGGATTTTTAAATATCCTGTAGATAAATCTATTTTTCTTGGAAAAGAAGATGTAGAAAATGACGCTGTTGTTGATCGAAAATATCATGGAGGAATAGACAAAGCGGTTTATGGTTATTCTTTTGAACATTATGATTATTTTAAAAAATTACACCCAGATTTAGATTGGAATTATGGAATGTTTGGAGAAAACATTACATTTTCTAGATTAAATGAGGATGAAATTACTGTTGGTAGTATTTATAAATTAGGTGAATGTAAACTCGAAGTGTCAAAACCTAGACAACCATGTTATAAGTTAGGTATTCGATTTAACACTCCCAAAATTGTAAAACAGTTTTGGAATTCCTCAAAGAGCGGAATATATTTTAAGGTTCTTGAAACAGGAAATGTAAAAGTAGATGATGAATTAGTATTACTTAATAAACTATTAGATGCTTCAACAATTGCTGAAGTGTACGAGACCAAAAAATAA
- a CDS encoding DMT family transporter gives MKGRNLALLSAFCATLIYALNYSIAKDVMPLYIKPFGFIILRLSGALVLFWIASFFIKKEKIERKDFIPIFFAALFGAAFNMLTFFKGLSLTTPINAAVIMVTTPILVFILSLIFLQEKLIKRRIIGVVIGLIGAIILIYYGPKSAVNAPNIFLGNIYVFINASLYAFYMIIVKKLIGKYHPLTFVKWMYLFGLIIVIPFGYNELMEVEWNNMPINIYYAVLFVVIGTTFLTYLFNLLALTKLKPTTVSSFVYLQPVITTVFALLLKSDTLNIVKIVAAILIFLGVYLVSKPAKQNA, from the coding sequence ATGAAAGGAAGAAATTTAGCATTGTTATCGGCATTTTGTGCAACATTGATTTATGCATTGAATTATTCGATAGCTAAAGATGTTATGCCATTGTATATTAAACCATTCGGATTTATTATTTTAAGACTATCTGGCGCTCTTGTACTTTTTTGGATTGCTAGTTTTTTTATTAAAAAAGAAAAAATTGAACGGAAAGATTTTATACCAATTTTTTTTGCAGCGTTATTTGGGGCAGCATTTAACATGTTAACCTTTTTCAAAGGATTAAGTTTAACAACACCTATTAATGCGGCAGTTATTATGGTAACTACACCAATATTGGTATTCATTCTTTCCCTAATATTTTTACAAGAAAAATTAATTAAGCGCAGAATAATTGGAGTTGTTATAGGATTAATAGGAGCAATAATACTTATTTATTATGGGCCAAAATCTGCAGTAAATGCTCCAAATATATTTTTAGGAAATATATATGTATTTATAAACGCTTCGCTATATGCATTTTACATGATTATTGTAAAAAAATTAATTGGAAAATATCATCCATTGACGTTTGTAAAATGGATGTATTTATTTGGTTTAATTATAGTTATTCCTTTTGGATATAATGAATTGATGGAAGTAGAATGGAATAACATGCCTATAAATATTTACTACGCAGTATTATTCGTAGTTATTGGAACGACTTTTTTAACGTACTTATTTAATTTATTAGCTCTTACAAAATTAAAGCCAACGACGGTAAGTTCATTTGTCTATTTACAACCAGTAATTACAACTGTTTTTGCACTTTTATTAAAAAGTGACACACTTAATATTGTGAAAATTGTTGCGGCTATTCTTATATTCTTAGGAGTATATTTAGTAAGTAAACCGGCAAAGCAAAATGCTTAA
- the trmB gene encoding tRNA (guanosine(46)-N7)-methyltransferase TrmB codes for MGSKNKLKRFRENDTFSNVIQPTRDDVFSGFSLKGKWSTFFKNNNPIILELGCGKGEYTLALAEKNPNKNFIGVDIKGARFWRGAKTALENKMQNVGFLRTQIELINLCFEENEVDEIWITFPDPQIKYTRTKHRLTNQEFLKKYHTILKPDGLVHLKTDSEFMHGYTLGVLHGENHEILYAHHNVYNNIQHSPEEVISTQTFYESQYLETGKAITYIKFKLNY; via the coding sequence GTGGGAAGTAAAAACAAACTGAAACGATTTCGAGAGAATGATACATTCTCAAATGTTATTCAGCCGACGAGAGATGATGTGTTTTCTGGTTTTTCTTTAAAAGGAAAATGGAGTACATTCTTTAAAAATAACAACCCTATTATTCTTGAACTAGGTTGTGGAAAAGGTGAATATACTCTTGCATTAGCAGAAAAAAATCCAAATAAAAATTTTATCGGTGTTGATATAAAAGGTGCTCGCTTTTGGCGAGGAGCTAAAACTGCATTAGAAAATAAAATGCAGAATGTTGGTTTTTTACGTACACAAATTGAACTTATAAATTTGTGCTTTGAAGAAAATGAAGTTGATGAAATTTGGATTACTTTTCCAGATCCTCAAATTAAATATACCCGAACAAAACATAGACTTACCAATCAAGAGTTTTTAAAAAAATATCATACTATTCTTAAACCAGATGGTCTTGTACATTTAAAAACTGATAGTGAATTCATGCACGGTTACACATTAGGAGTACTACATGGTGAAAATCATGAAATTCTATATGCACATCATAATGTATATAACAATATACAACATTCTCCTGAAGAAGTGATTTCTACACAAACTTTTTATGAAAGTCAGTATTTAGAAACGGGAAAAGCTATTACTTATATTAAATTTAAATTGAATTATTAG
- a CDS encoding DUF6427 family protein codes for MAVLGYKNLNFSFLEVFVQLGILLLFVVIFFLIRFINRKNFLSGLNSYVLLLFAVLFGIFPKTLELQNIFIAHFFLLLFFRRVYSIRTNKNIKQKLFDSGFWIAVASIFYIWCMLFLILVYIAILVNDKKQTRHLIIPLVGFATPYFILLTYYIFTDNFDVFLDYLVFKYSLDFGGYLQLNVLFPAIFLLIISVWGILKVSTNIFSLTNDLKPSWLLIITHFIIALYIAIFAVEKNGSSFIFTFFPIAIIIANYLQILELKISKEIVIYSLLILSISIYFL; via the coding sequence ATGGCCGTTTTGGGGTATAAAAACTTAAACTTTTCTTTTTTAGAAGTATTTGTTCAATTAGGAATATTGCTTTTATTTGTTGTTATATTTTTTTTAATTCGATTTATAAATAGAAAGAATTTTTTATCAGGTTTAAATTCTTATGTTTTGTTATTATTTGCAGTGTTATTTGGAATTTTTCCAAAGACTTTAGAACTACAAAACATTTTTATTGCACACTTTTTTTTATTACTGTTTTTTAGAAGGGTTTACAGTATTCGAACAAATAAGAATATTAAGCAAAAATTATTTGACAGTGGCTTTTGGATTGCCGTAGCTTCAATTTTTTATATATGGTGTATGCTTTTTTTAATTTTAGTATATATTGCGATATTGGTAAATGACAAGAAGCAAACAAGGCATTTAATTATACCTTTAGTTGGGTTTGCTACACCGTATTTTATATTACTTACATACTATATTTTTACTGATAATTTTGATGTGTTTTTAGATTATTTAGTATTTAAATATAGTTTAGATTTTGGAGGATATTTACAATTAAACGTATTATTTCCGGCTATATTTTTACTGATAATTTCAGTTTGGGGGATTTTGAAGGTAAGTACAAATATTTTTTCGTTAACCAACGATTTAAAACCTTCATGGTTGTTAATTATAACTCATTTTATTATTGCTCTTTATATTGCAATATTTGCAGTTGAAAAAAATGGATCAAGTTTTATTTTTACTTTTTTTCCGATTGCAATTATAATTGCTAACTATCTTCAAATATTAGAATTGAAAATATCTAAAGAAATAGTAATCTATAGTTTACTAATACTATCAATAAGTATTTATTTTTTATAA
- a CDS encoding MGMT family protein, producing the protein MNPNDNFFEKSYTIARQIPYGRVTSYGAIAKYLGAARSARMVGWAMNASHNDDTVPAHRVVNKQGLLTGKHHFDGTNLMQQLLESEGVKVINNQIQDFETIFWNPSDELE; encoded by the coding sequence ATGAATCCAAACGACAACTTCTTCGAAAAATCTTATACAATTGCTAGACAAATTCCATATGGAAGAGTCACAAGTTATGGAGCAATCGCTAAATATTTAGGGGCTGCTAGATCTGCAAGAATGGTAGGTTGGGCAATGAATGCTTCACACAATGATGATACGGTTCCCGCACATAGAGTTGTAAACAAACAAGGATTATTGACTGGAAAACATCATTTTGATGGTACTAATTTAATGCAACAACTGCTGGAAAGCGAAGGTGTAAAGGTTATCAATAATCAAATACAAGATTTCGAAACTATTTTTTGGAACCCTTCAGATGAATTAGAATAA
- the upp gene encoding uracil phosphoribosyltransferase: MIVHNFGNTDSILNKFISEIRDANIQKDSMRFRRNIERIGEILSYELSKQLDYQVHEINTPLGSKFTNLPENKIVLCSVLRAGLPLHNGILNYFDSSENAFISAYRKHLNEHEFEIIVEYLASPSFNNKTLILADPMLATGQSLVSTYEALLKNGTPKEIHLIAVIASKEGVEYIKNHFPKNTHLWIATIDDKLNDKGYIIPGLGDAGDLSFGKKL; this comes from the coding sequence ATGATTGTCCACAATTTTGGGAATACTGATTCAATACTAAATAAATTTATTTCAGAAATAAGAGATGCTAATATTCAGAAAGATAGTATGAGATTTCGAAGAAATATTGAGCGAATTGGGGAGATTTTAAGTTATGAATTAAGTAAACAATTAGACTACCAAGTTCATGAAATTAATACTCCTTTAGGTTCAAAGTTTACAAATTTACCGGAAAACAAAATTGTTTTATGTTCTGTTTTACGTGCTGGGCTACCATTACATAATGGAATTTTAAATTATTTTGACTCTTCAGAAAATGCTTTTATTTCGGCATATAGAAAACATTTAAATGAACATGAGTTTGAAATTATAGTTGAATATTTGGCTTCTCCTTCATTTAATAATAAAACTTTAATTCTTGCTGATCCAATGCTTGCCACTGGACAATCATTAGTTAGTACTTATGAAGCATTATTAAAAAACGGAACTCCTAAAGAAATTCATTTAATTGCTGTAATTGCCTCAAAAGAAGGTGTTGAATATATTAAAAATCACTTTCCTAAAAACACACATTTATGGATTGCTACTATTGATGACAAACTAAACGATAAAGGCTATATTATTCCTGGATTAGGTGATGCTGGAGATCTATCTTTCGGCAAAAAATTATAA
- the lysM gene encoding peptidoglycan-binding protein LysM — translation MGLFSFIKNAGAKVFGIGKTTEEEAAEAASKLVNAVETLGFNVTDLNIEVDDETATVWGEADSQATREKVVLVVGNTEGIGSVDDRMTVVVAEVEEPVAQFHTVVSGDTLGKIAKTYYGNAMKYPVIFEANKPMLSHPDKIYPGQVLRIPSLD, via the coding sequence ATGGGATTATTTTCATTTATTAAGAATGCCGGAGCAAAAGTATTTGGTATTGGTAAAACTACCGAAGAAGAAGCTGCAGAAGCTGCGTCAAAATTAGTAAACGCAGTTGAAACATTAGGTTTCAATGTTACAGATTTAAACATTGAAGTAGATGATGAAACTGCAACTGTATGGGGTGAAGCAGATTCACAAGCAACACGCGAAAAAGTTGTATTAGTAGTTGGTAATACAGAAGGGATAGGTTCAGTTGATGATAGAATGACTGTTGTCGTTGCTGAAGTTGAAGAACCAGTTGCTCAATTTCATACTGTAGTTTCAGGTGATACACTTGGGAAAATTGCTAAAACTTATTATGGAAATGCTATGAAGTATCCGGTTATTTTTGAAGCCAATAAACCAATGCTTTCTCATCCTGATAAAATTTATCCAGGTCAAGTTTTAAGAATTCCTTCTTTAGATTAA
- the gmk gene encoding guanylate kinase has protein sequence MKKGKLIVFSAPSGSGKTTIVRHLLKQPELGLEFSISATSREKRGQEVDGEDYYFLSAKEFKTKIKNDEFLEWEEVYRDSFYGTLKTEVERIWAKGKHVIFDIDVSGGLRIKRKFPEETLAIFVKPPSIDELKIRLKKRQTESEDKINMRVAKASAELATAPLFDYIIENNVLEDALVEANKLVGDFVGAKKKEIKE, from the coding sequence ATGAAAAAAGGAAAACTCATAGTATTTTCGGCACCATCAGGTTCTGGTAAAACAACGATTGTACGTCATCTTTTAAAGCAACCTGAACTAGGTTTGGAGTTTTCTATTTCTGCAACTTCACGTGAGAAAAGAGGCCAAGAAGTAGATGGAGAAGATTATTATTTTTTATCCGCTAAAGAATTCAAAACCAAAATAAAAAATGACGAATTTTTAGAATGGGAAGAAGTATATAGAGATAGTTTTTATGGAACTCTAAAAACAGAGGTTGAACGTATTTGGGCTAAGGGCAAACATGTGATATTTGATATTGATGTTTCAGGTGGATTAAGAATTAAAAGAAAATTTCCAGAAGAAACATTGGCAATATTTGTAAAGCCACCTAGTATTGATGAATTGAAAATACGATTAAAAAAGCGTCAAACCGAAAGTGAAGATAAAATCAATATGCGAGTTGCAAAAGCATCTGCTGAGTTAGCAACTGCGCCATTATTTGATTATATTATTGAAAATAATGTGTTAGAAGACGCATTAGTTGAAGCTAATAAACTAGTTGGAGATTTTGTAGGGGCTAAAAAAAAAGAAATAAAAGAATGA
- a CDS encoding M23 family metallopeptidase — protein MAKKKPNKKKFRQKLIHKYRMVVINEDTFEEKISFKLSRLNVFIFGGLFTILLIGLTTILIAFTPLREYIPGYSSAKLRKDANYLLTKVDSLEREIAGNEVYFSEIKNVLKGNVSGFEFDKDSVIETFKFDIDSLPINASETDSLFRTEIERADKFSFFEEAKKDAGIVFFAPITGTITSDYNINQKHYAIDIAVKTGTPVKAVADGTVIFAEWTAQTGHVIILEHAKGFISIYKHNGALHKQQGDLVKSGEVIASSGSTGEFSTGPHLHFELWNDGYPVDPINFIDFE, from the coding sequence ATGGCAAAAAAGAAACCCAATAAAAAGAAATTTAGGCAAAAACTCATTCATAAATACAGAATGGTAGTCATAAATGAAGATACTTTTGAAGAAAAGATATCATTCAAATTAAGTCGATTAAATGTATTTATTTTTGGTGGGCTATTTACAATATTATTAATTGGATTGACTACTATTTTAATAGCTTTTACACCTTTGAGAGAGTATATACCAGGATATTCATCGGCTAAACTTAGAAAAGATGCCAATTATTTATTGACTAAAGTTGATTCTTTGGAAAGAGAAATTGCAGGGAATGAAGTTTATTTTTCAGAAATAAAAAATGTATTGAAAGGAAATGTTTCAGGATTTGAATTTGACAAAGATTCTGTTATTGAAACTTTTAAATTTGATATTGACTCCTTGCCAATAAATGCCTCAGAAACCGATTCTTTATTTAGAACAGAAATTGAAAGAGCTGATAAATTTAGTTTTTTTGAAGAGGCAAAAAAAGATGCGGGAATTGTATTTTTTGCACCGATTACAGGAACTATTACATCCGATTATAACATAAATCAAAAACACTATGCAATAGATATTGCTGTTAAAACAGGTACTCCTGTAAAAGCCGTGGCAGATGGTACTGTAATTTTTGCTGAATGGACTGCTCAAACAGGTCATGTTATCATTTTGGAGCATGCTAAAGGTTTTATATCAATTTATAAACACAATGGAGCATTGCATAAACAACAAGGAGATTTAGTAAAATCTGGTGAAGTAATTGCAAGTTCTGGTTCTACTGGAGAATTCTCAACAGGACCGCATTTACATTTTGAATTATGGAATGATGGATATCCAGTTGATCCAATTAATTTTATTGATTTTGAATAA
- a CDS encoding DUF6341 family protein — protein sequence MIANNIFRAIGDFFTNVGFKPMDWIRNDISSWWTQNTISWIFVIISMVAFVYWMGQLKQFKQQGTE from the coding sequence ATGATTGCAAACAATATTTTTAGGGCTATCGGTGATTTTTTCACGAATGTAGGGTTTAAACCAATGGATTGGATTCGTAACGATATTTCAAGTTGGTGGACTCAAAATACTATCAGTTGGATTTTTGTTATTATTTCAATGGTTGCATTCGTTTATTGGATGGGTCAATTGAAACAATTCAAACAACAAGGAACAGAATAG
- a CDS encoding YicC/YloC family endoribonuclease — translation MIQSMTGYGKTELQLPTKKVTIEIKSLNSKNLDLNVRTPSYYKEKELEVRKKIANKLVRGKVDFSIFVESIGSIVSSQINEDVVKSYIKQLKGMSNASELELLQMAMQLPETIQSKREELDENEWSLIDNAINETLDKIVVYRKDEGATLKKDFEKRIKIIDDLLFQAVELDPQRIESIKEKLQKAIVELEVKVDENRFEQELIYYLEKLDITEEKVRLKNHLEYFLKELLSDNSNGKKLGFITQEIGREINTIGSKSNFAEMQKVVVQMKDELEKIKEQNLNVL, via the coding sequence ATGATACAATCAATGACCGGTTACGGTAAAACCGAACTACAATTACCAACAAAAAAAGTAACTATTGAGATAAAATCTTTAAATAGTAAAAACTTAGATTTAAACGTAAGAACTCCTTCATATTACAAAGAAAAAGAACTTGAAGTTCGTAAAAAGATTGCGAATAAATTAGTTCGTGGAAAAGTAGATTTTTCAATTTTTGTTGAGTCTATAGGGTCGATTGTTTCTTCTCAAATAAATGAAGATGTTGTAAAATCATATATAAAGCAACTAAAAGGAATGTCAAATGCTTCAGAATTAGAATTATTACAAATGGCAATGCAACTTCCTGAAACTATTCAAAGCAAAAGGGAAGAGTTAGATGAAAACGAGTGGAGTTTGATTGATAATGCTATAAATGAAACACTTGATAAAATAGTTGTTTATCGAAAAGATGAGGGAGCTACTTTAAAGAAAGATTTTGAAAAGCGTATAAAAATTATTGATGATTTATTATTTCAAGCAGTTGAATTAGATCCTCAGAGAATTGAAAGTATTAAAGAGAAATTGCAAAAAGCAATTGTTGAACTAGAGGTAAAAGTTGATGAGAATCGATTTGAGCAAGAATTAATTTATTATTTAGAAAAGTTAGATATTACTGAAGAAAAAGTTCGTCTTAAAAACCATTTGGAATATTTTTTGAAAGAATTACTTTCAGATAATTCTAATGGTAAAAAACTAGGTTTTATTACTCAAGAAATTGGAAGAGAAATTAATACTATTGGATCGAAATCAAATTTTGCAGAGATGCAAAAAGTGGTAGTTCAAATGAAAGATGAATTAGAAAAAATAAAAGAACAAAACTTAAACGTTCTCTAA
- a CDS encoding GH3 auxin-responsive promoter family protein, translated as MIKSILAIPYANRITKRIHKWANNPKKTQQKVFKKLIREGRNTTFGKDHNFEEIVTYEDFKKNIPIRDYEGLKPYVNRIIEGESDVLWKGKPTYFAKTSGTTSGAKYIPLTKESMPAHIEGARNSLMMYINRKRNADFVNGKMIFLQGSPELNEKNGIKIGRLSGISAHYVPKYLQKNRLPSYETNCIEDWETKVEKVIDETINENMTLIGGIPSWVQMYFERIVARTGKKVGEVFPNFNLFVYGGVNYEPYRKKFEDLIGRKVDSIELYPASEGFIAFQDTDEKGMLLTLNSGIFYEFIPADEFYNENPTRISINEVQLEVNYVIILNTNAGLWGYNIGDTIEFTSLKPHRIIVTGRIKHFISAFGEHVIGKEVEDAMESATKLINASVTEFTVAPKIEVENELPYHEWFVEFENEPNDLKAFAKIIDDSLQKQNSYYFDLIEGKVLQPLKITKIKKSGFHYYMKSVGKLGGQNKIPRLSNDRKIANELSKFSEK; from the coding sequence ATGATAAAGTCAATTCTTGCTATACCTTATGCAAATAGAATAACCAAACGTATTCATAAGTGGGCGAACAACCCAAAAAAAACCCAACAGAAAGTATTTAAAAAACTGATTCGAGAAGGTAGAAATACAACTTTTGGTAAGGATCATAATTTTGAAGAAATTGTTACCTATGAAGATTTTAAAAAAAACATTCCAATAAGAGATTATGAAGGGTTAAAACCTTATGTGAATAGAATTATTGAGGGAGAATCTGATGTTTTATGGAAAGGTAAACCAACTTATTTTGCCAAAACTTCTGGAACAACATCTGGAGCAAAATATATTCCACTTACTAAGGAATCAATGCCTGCACATATAGAAGGAGCTAGAAATTCTTTAATGATGTATATCAATCGAAAAAGAAATGCCGATTTTGTGAATGGAAAAATGATTTTTTTACAAGGAAGCCCTGAACTCAACGAGAAAAATGGAATTAAAATAGGAAGGTTATCGGGTATTTCTGCTCATTATGTTCCCAAATATTTACAAAAAAATAGGTTGCCGAGTTACGAAACTAACTGTATTGAAGATTGGGAAACTAAAGTTGAAAAAGTTATTGATGAAACAATTAATGAAAACATGACATTAATTGGTGGAATTCCATCATGGGTTCAAATGTATTTTGAAAGAATAGTTGCAAGAACAGGTAAAAAAGTAGGAGAAGTATTTCCAAATTTTAATTTATTTGTATATGGTGGAGTAAATTATGAGCCTTACAGAAAGAAATTTGAAGATTTAATTGGCCGTAAAGTTGATTCTATTGAATTGTATCCTGCGTCTGAAGGGTTTATTGCATTTCAAGATACAGATGAAAAGGGAATGCTTTTAACGTTAAATTCAGGTATTTTTTATGAATTTATTCCTGCGGATGAATTTTATAATGAAAATCCAACAAGAATTTCAATTAACGAAGTACAATTAGAGGTAAACTATGTTATTATTTTAAATACCAATGCTGGACTTTGGGGATATAATATTGGTGATACTATTGAATTTACATCTTTAAAGCCTCATAGAATTATTGTAACTGGTCGTATCAAGCATTTTATATCTGCATTTGGGGAACATGTTATTGGAAAAGAAGTGGAAGATGCTATGGAGTCGGCGACTAAGTTAATAAATGCAAGTGTTACAGAATTTACAGTTGCACCAAAGATTGAAGTTGAGAATGAATTGCCATATCATGAATGGTTTGTAGAATTTGAAAATGAACCAAATGATTTAAAAGCTTTTGCAAAAATTATTGATGATAGTTTACAAAAACAAAACAGTTACTATTTTGATCTAATTGAAGGTAAAGTTTTACAGCCTTTGAAAATTACTAAAATTAAAAAAAGTGGGTTTCATTATTATATGAAATCTGTTGGTAAATTAGGCGGCCAAAATAAAATCCCTAGACTTTCTAATGATCGAAAAATTGCTAATGAATTATCCAAATTTAGTGAAAAATGA